One window of the Salvia splendens isolate huo1 chromosome 1, SspV2, whole genome shotgun sequence genome contains the following:
- the LOC121796791 gene encoding cytochrome P450 736A117-like yields the protein MLSEVALFSLFLLSILLIKKWLITPPKPMKNLPPSPPKLPILGNLHQIGPSPHKKISSLAKKHGPLMLLHLGKVPLLVASSADAARDILKTHDQIFSNRPNSSVANAIYECKDIAFSAYGDYWRQMKGICVNHLLSSKKVQSFKDVREEEVFLMMERIREAKSVVNLSEMFADFANDVICRVALGRKYGDGGKFKKVLEELGVLLGSFDVGEFVPWLWWIKFVNGMSGRVRGVARDIDEFLEFVVREHVGERGEGEKDFVDVLLEVQRNERGGFVLDDVSIKALILDMFAAGSDTTFTLMEWTLSELIRHKKVMAKLKAELKRIAGCNSTIAEADLEKCLYLKAAIKETLRLHPPLPLLVPRESTHDVKLLGYDIAARTRVVINAWAIGRDPLLWEDAEEFMPERFLNTCIDFKGQFQFLPFGAGRRGCPGGAFALGSVELLLANLVLGFEFALPGGVRGEDLDMVEGDGLTIHRKFPLCVVPICES from the exons aTGCTCTCTGAGGTTGCTCTTTTCTCCCTGTTTCTCTTAAGcattttgttgattaaaaaatggCTTATCACCCCTCCAAAACCCATGAAAAATCTCCCACCATCTCCCCCAAAGCTCCCAATACTCGGGAATCTGCACCAAATCGGCCCGAGCCCACATAAAAAAATCTCATCTTTGGCCAAAAAACACGGCCCCCTGATGCTGCTCCATCTCGGCAAGGTGCCCCTTCTCGTCGCATCTTCAGCTGATGCAGCTAGAGATATATTGAAAACCCACGACCAAATCTTCTCAAACAGACCCAATTCATCCGTAGCAAACGCGATTTACGAATGCAAAGACATCGCCTTTTCCGCCTATGGGGATTATTGGAGGCAGATGAAGGGCATTTGCGTCAATCACCTCTTGAGCAGTAAAAAGGTCCAGTCTTTTAAGGATGTGAGAGAAGAGGAGGTGTTTTTGATGATGGAGAGGATTAGGGAGGCGAAATCGGTGGTTAATTTGAGTGAGATGTTTGCTGATTTTGCTAATGATGTGATTTGCAGAGTGGCTTTGGGGAGGAAGTATGGTGATGGTGGGAAGTTCAAGAAGGTTCTGGAAGAATTGGGTGTTTTGTTGGGTAGTTTTGATGTGGGGGAGTTTGTGCCTTGGCTTTGGTGGATCAAGTTTGTGAATGGGATGAGTGGGAGAGTCAGGGGAGTTGCTAGAGATATTGATGAGTTTTTGGAGTTTGTGGTGAGAGAGCATGTTGGTGAGAGAGGGGAAGGGGAGAAGGATTTTGTGGATGTTTTGCTTGAGGTGCAGAGGAATGAGAGAGGTGGCTTTGTTCTTGACGATGTCTCTATTAAAGCTCTCATTTTG GACATGTTTGCGGCTGGAAGTGATACAACGTTCACACTAATGGAGTGGACGTTGTCCGAGCTCATACGACACAAGAAAGTCATGGCGAAATTGAAAGCAGAGCTAAAAAGAATTGCAGGCTGCAATTCAACCATAGCCGAAGCAGATTTAGAAAAATGCCTGTATTTGAAAGCTGCGATCAAGGAAACCTTAAGGCTGCACCCTCCCCTCCCTCTACTCGTGCCACGTGAATCAACACACGACGTTAAGCTATTAGGCTATGACATTGCAGCTAGGACACGGGTGGTTATCAACGCATGGGCTATTGGGAGGGATCCGCTGTTATGGGAAGATGCAGAGGAGTTTATGCCCGAGAGATTCTTGAATACTTGCATTGATTTCAAAGGGCAGTTTCAGTTCCTCCCCTTTGGCGCTGGCCGGAGGGGATGCCCTGGGGGTGCATTCGCCCTCGGATCTGTAGAGCTTCTGCTGGCAAATTTGGTGCTTGGATTTGAGTTTGCTTTACCGGGCGGAGTGAGAGGGGAAGATTTGGACATGGTTGAAGGTGATGGACTAACTATTCATAGAAAGTTCCCACTTTGTGTCGTTCCTATTTGTGAGTCTTGA
- the LOC121809290 gene encoding uncharacterized mitochondrial protein AtMg00810-like → MDPLKPLKQEAGAPTSDPSKYRRQIGRLRYLCITRPDITFDVHKLSQYVSKPCNEHWEASEEILRYLKETPGHGLFYSNETDHTLSIFSGADWAACPDTRKSMTGYCLFLGSSLISWKAEKQNTISRSSAELEY, encoded by the coding sequence ATGGATCCATTGAAGCCGTTAAAACAAGAAGCTGGAGCTCCTACGAGTGATCCATCAAAGTACAGAAGGCAAATTGGGAGGCTTCGATATCTATGCATTACAAGGCCTGATATAACCTTTGATGTACACAAACTTAGTCAGTATGTATCAAAGCCTTGCAATGAACACTGGGAGGCAAGTGAGGAAATTCTAAGGTACTTGAAGGAAACTCCTGGACATGGATTATTTTACTCCAATGAGACCGATCATACTCTTAGCATCTTCTCAGGTGCGGATTGGGCAGCTTGCCCTGATACAAGAAAGTCCATGACAGGTTATTGTCTCTTTCTTGGTTCTTCTCTGATTTCATGGAAAGCTGAGAAGCAAAATACCATCTCAAGGTCTTCAGCTGAATTAGAATACTGA
- the LOC121796794 gene encoding UDP-glycosyltransferase 74F2-like, producing MERATNTKKPHILAIPYPSQGHVNPMHQFCKRLVFKGAKTTFALTKFIIRSFNPKSDSVAIEAISDGFDESGFGQAADVSDYLTRMQQAGSKTLEDLIQSHQSSNNPIDCIVYDAFLPWALEVAQKYDIKGAAFFTQACVVNYVYYYAHHGLLELPVTAASTPVELPGLPPLQLPDLPSFIYKHGTYPAYFEMVLSQFSNLEKADFVVVNTFYKLEEKIVDSMTKVCPLLTIGPTLPSSYLDGRIENDNKYDINLFHPEDCTRIMQWLEKKLVRSVVYIAFGSMDNLPKPQMEEIAWGLHASNFDFIWVVRAQDRQEKIPGDFVRASVDNDKALFVHWSPQLEVLSSEAVGCFFSHGGWNSTTEALSLGVPMVVMPQWTDQTTDAKLVQDVWGVGLRVRVGEDGLVGREEVEGCLREVMEGERGEEMKRNARKWRELAKEAVAEGGTSDLDILNFVSKLTTSS from the exons ATGGAGAGAGCGACAAATACAAAGAAACCACACATCTTAGCAATTCCTTACCCAAGCCAAGGCCATGTTAACCCTATGCACCAATTTTGCAAGCGCCTAGTCTTCAAAGGTGCTAAAACAACTTTTGCTCTCACCAAATTCATCATCAGATCCTTCAATCCAAAGTCCGACTCCGTCGCTATCGAAGCCATCTCAGATGGCTTCGATGAAAGCGGTTTCGGACAAGCAGCCGACGTGTCAGACTATCTGACACGTATGCAACAAGCCGGCTCGAAAACCCTAGAGGATCTCATCCAATCACATCAGAGCTCTAATAACCCCATTGATTGCATAGTTTATGATGCCTTTTTGCCATGGGCTTTGGAAGTGGCCCAAAAATATGATATAAAGGGAGCTGCTTTTTTCACTCAAGCTTGTGTTGTGAATTATGTGTACTATTATGCCCACCATGGGCTGCTGGAGCTTCCGGTGACGGCCGCCTCGACTCCGGTGGAGCTGCCGGGGCTGCCGCCGCTCCAGCTGCCGGACCTCCCTTCGTTCATATACAAGCATGGGACTTATCCGGCTTACTTTGAGATGGTGTTGAGTCAATTTTCGAATTTGGAGAAGGCTGATTTTGTGGTCGTCAATACGTTTTACAAGCTGGAAGAGAAG ATTGTGGATTCAATGACAAAAGTGTGCCCACTTCTTACAATTGGGCCGACACTGCCATCATCCTATTTGGATGGTAGGATTGAAAACGACAACAAATATGATATAAACCTCTTCCACCCCGAAGATTGCACAAGAATAATGCAATGGCTAGAGAAGAAGCTAGTAAGGTCAGTTGTGTACATAGCCTTTGGCAGCATGGACAATCTCCCTAAGCCACAAATGGAAGAGATCGCATGGGGTTTGCACGCCTCGAATTTCGACTTTATTTGGGTGGTCAGGGCTCAAGATCGACAGGAGAAGATACCGGGTGATTTCGTACGTGCATCGGTTGACAATGACAAGGCCTTGTTTGTGCATTGGAGCCCTCAGCTGGAGGTGCTGTCGAGCGAGGCGGTGGGGTGCTTCTTCTCACACGGTGGGTGGAATTCCACGACCGAGGCGCTGAGTTTAGGGGTGCCGATGGTGGTGATGCCACAGTGGACGGACCAGACGACGGATGCGAAGCTTGTGCAAGATGTTTGGGGAGTTGGgcttagggttagggttggggAGGATGGTTTGGTTGGGAGAGAGGAGGTGGAGGGATGTTTGAGGGAAGTGATGGAGGGGGAGAGAGGGGAAGAGATGAAGAGGAATGCTAGGAAATGGAGGGAATTGGCTAAGGAGGCTGTGGCTGAGGGTGGCACTTCTGATCTTGATATTCTTAACTTTGTCTCTAAGTTGACTACTTCTTCAtga
- the LOC121796787 gene encoding acetolactate synthase small subunit 1, chloroplastic-like codes for MAAAATHSALFGASAYSSDLIPQPEITLRSVKLRLNPGRRVAVSAQSANGDNQQQNDAVIAVSDTPLSGSTNSVSRQKVKRHTVSVFVGDESGMINRIAGVFARRGYNIESLAVGLNRDKALFTIVVSGTERVLQQVMEQLQKLVNVLKVEDISQEPQVERELMLIKINADPEYRAEVMWLVDIFRAKIVDISDRSLTIEVTGDPGKMVAVQRNLSKFGIREIARTGKIALRREKMGESAPFWRFSAASYPDLEVKPASTVSKPIKETHVAESSAGGDVYPVESDDGNFINQVLDAHWGVLNEDDTSGLRSHTLTMVVNDVPGVLNLVTGVFARRGYNIQSLAVGHSEVEGLSRITTVVPGTNESIAKLVQQLYKLVDLHEVRDLTHLPFAERELMMIKIAVNATARRNVLDIASIFRAKAIDVSDHTITLELTGDLDKMVALQRLLEPYGICEVARTGRVALVRESGVDSKYLRGYSFPV; via the exons ATGGCGGCTGCTGCAACTCACTCTGCGTTATTTGGCGCTTCTGCGTATTCAAGCGACCTAATTCCCCAGCCTGAAATTACCCTTCGCTCCGTCAAATTACGGCTAAATCCGGGAAGAAGAGTTGCGGTTTCTGCTCAAAGCGCTAATGGCGATAACCAGCAGCAAAACGACGCCGTTATCGCCGTCTCGGATACTCCTCTCTCCGGAAGCACCAATTCCGTCTCCAGACAAAA GGTGAAACGTCACACAGTTTCTGTGTTTGTCGGTGATGAAAGTGGGATGATAAATCGGATTGCTGGAGTGTTTGCTAGGAGAGGGTATAACATTGAATCCCTTGCAGTGGGGCTGAACAGGGATAAGGCTTTATTCACTATAGTTGTATCTGGAACTGAAAGGGTGCTACAGCAGGTTATGGAGCAGCTTCAGAAGCTCGTCAATGTATTGAAG GTTGAAGACATCTCGCAGGAGCCCCAAGTGGAGCGAGAGTTGATGCTTATCAAAATTAATGCTGATCCAGAATACAGAGCAGAG GTGATGTGGCTTGTGGACATTTTTAGGGCAAAAATTGTTGACATCTCTGATCGCTCTCTAACCATTGAG GTTACTGGAGATCCAGGGAAGATGGTTGCAGTGCAAAGGAATTTAAGTAAATTCGGAATTAGAGAGATTGCTAGGACAGGAAAG ATTGCCTTGAGAAGGGAAAAGATGGGTGAATCTGCTCCTTTTTGGAGGTTCTCGGCTGCTTCTTATCCAGATCTTGAAGTGAAGCCTGCTAGTACTGTTTCAAAGCCTATTAAGGAGACTCATGTTGCAGAATCATCTGCTGGG GGAGATGTTTATCCTGTGGAATCTGATGATGGAAATTTTATCAATCAAGTTCTTGATGCTCACTGGGGAGTGCTGAACGAGGATGAT ACTAGTGGGCTTCGCTCTCACACTCTTACGATGGTTGTAAATGATGTTCCCGGAGTCCTTAACCTTGTCACAGGGGTTTTTGCTCGAAGAGGATATAATATACAA AGTTTAGCTGTTGGTCATTCTGAAGTTGAGGGGCTATCACGTATAACTACTGTCGTACCTGGTACAAATGAATCAATTGCCAAGTTGGTACAGCAACTTTATAAGTTGGTGGATCTTCATGAG GTCCGAGATCTTACACACTTACCTTTTGCTGAGCGAGAACTGATGATGATCAAAATTGCTGTAAATGCTACTGCTCGCCGAAATGTTCTTGACATTGCTAGCATATTTAGAGCCAAAGCCATTGATGTCTCCGATCACACCATCACCCTCGAG CTGACTGGAGATTTGGACAAGATGGTTGCCTTGCAAAGACTTTTGGAACCATATGGCATTTGTGAG GTTGCTCGAACGGGCAGAGTGGCTCTGGTACGGGAATCGGGAGTCGACTCGAAGTACCTCCGTGGATACTCATTTCCAGTGTGA